The Streptococcus oralis Uo5 genome includes a window with the following:
- a CDS encoding GtrA family protein yields the protein MKKLIKAFFDNEILSYLFFGGATTLVSIVSRLVIYHISHQEILATALANIIGILFAFITNDTFVFKQERKNWPIRLVKFFLARLSTLGLDLLLTYIFVTTFPDVIGQFVEQNIDRVNMIETILAQILIIILNYIFSKIYIFKGGN from the coding sequence ATGAAAAAACTAATAAAAGCTTTCTTTGATAACGAAATCCTCTCCTACCTATTTTTTGGTGGTGCTACTACTCTGGTTTCTATTGTATCACGTTTGGTTATTTACCATATCAGCCACCAGGAAATCCTCGCAACTGCCCTCGCAAATATTATCGGGATTCTTTTTGCCTTTATCACTAATGATACATTTGTTTTTAAACAAGAGAGGAAGAATTGGCCAATTCGACTAGTTAAATTTTTCTTAGCCCGTCTCTCTACTCTTGGACTGGACCTTCTTTTAACTTATATCTTTGTTACAACCTTTCCTGATGTTATTGGCCAGTTTGTCGAACAGAATATAGATAGGGTTAATATGATTGAAACTATCCTAGCACAAATTTTGATCATCATTTTAAACTATATTTTCAGTAAAATCTATATTTTTAAAGGGGGTAACTGA
- the mscL gene encoding large conductance mechanosensitive channel protein MscL — protein MLKDLKEFLLRGNVVDLAVGVIIASAFGAIVTSFVNDIITPLLLNPALEAAQVQNIAELAWNGVTYGKFLSAVINFLVVGTVLFFVIKGIEKAQNLRKKEEVVEEAPAAPTELEVLQEIKALLEKKIKQIKDLA, from the coding sequence ATGTTAAAGGATCTTAAAGAATTCTTGCTTCGTGGTAATGTCGTTGACCTTGCTGTCGGTGTGATCATTGCCTCTGCTTTTGGTGCTATCGTTACTTCATTTGTTAATGATATCATCACTCCACTCCTATTAAACCCAGCCTTGGAAGCTGCGCAAGTACAAAACATCGCTGAACTTGCATGGAATGGTGTTACATATGGTAAATTCTTAAGCGCTGTTATCAACTTCCTTGTTGTGGGTACAGTTCTCTTCTTCGTTATCAAAGGTATTGAAAAAGCTCAAAACCTTCGTAAGAAAGAGGAAGTGGTTGAGGAAGCACCTGCTGCTCCAACTGAACTTGAAGTTCTTCAAGAAATCAAAGCTCTTCTTGAGAAAA